ACACCTCGGAACCGGCCTGGGTGAAACGGAAAATGTTGTCAATAAAGAGCAGCACGTCCTGACCCTCCTCGTCACGGAAGTACTCGGCAATGGTCAGACCGGTCAGGGCAACACGAGCACGGGCACCGGGGGGCTCGTTCATCTGACCGAACACAAGGGCGACCTTGGATTCACCCTCAAGCTGGATGACACCGGTCTCCTGCATCTCATGGTACAGATCGTTACCCTCACGGGTACGCTCTCCGACACCACAGAACACGGAGTAACCACCGTGGGCCTTGGCGATGTTGTTCTAAAGGGTCGAAACATGAGCTATTTGCgcattttgattttgaataTAAGGGAAAGAGGGTAAATCCTTACAATCAGCTCCTGAATGAACACGGTCTTACCGACACCGGCACCACCGAACAGACCAATCTTACCACCACGGGCGTAGGGGGCGAGCAAGTCGACAACCTTAATACCAGTGACAAGAATCTCGGCAGAGGTGGACTGATCGACGAACGCAGGGGGGTCGGCGTGAATTGGGGCGAACTTGGAGGCCTTGACGGGACCACGCTCGTCAATGGGGTCACCAGTGACGTTGATGATACGGCCGAGAGTGGCGGGACCGACGGGGATGGTGATGGGTGCACCAGTGTCCTCGGCGATGACACCACGGGAGAGACCCTCGGTACCTTTTAAATGGCGTTAGTTGAAGCTCCCAGAGACAGTAGGGCCGCACTCGATGGGTTCCCAGATCTGGTAGGGAACGACACGGTGGCCCGAGCAAGGGAGAGGAAGGGATGAAGCTTACCGTCCATGGCAATAGTACGGACgatgttctcacccaagTGTTGCTACAAGGAAATCATTAGCTTTGTTGCGATTTATATCAAGGTTCAGCCAATCGGATCACGTACAGCAACCTCCAGAACGAGCTTCTGGCCgttgttggtggtggtaaTGGCGTTGTAAATGGCAGGAAGCTTCTCGCCACTGAACTTCACTGTAGTATGGCGAAAAGAAAGTCAGATACGGGTTTGATGATGATTTTGGGGTTGATAGCGATGGTTTCGGTGATGGATTGGGTCCAGGAAAAAGATTTTCGCGTGGTCCTCAATTCCGTTAGGAGTTGACAACACGTACCGTCAACGACGGCACCAATGACCTGGTGAACCTTTCCAATCAAAGTAGCGTCGGAGCTAGCGAAACGGGCAGTGAGAGCCGGGAGAGCATTGGAGCGGATGGGCTGGAAGGCGCGGGCGACGGGGGTCGTCCGGGCAAAAGCAGCCCTCCCAAAGGACCGGGCGAGACCGCTATAGAAAATTAGAAAATTAATTTCAATTTGAAAGGAGCAAGATGATTGAATGAATCATCAATTCGTACCTCTTGAACATAATGACGGTGTTGAAGAGCGAGATGTGATGAAAGGAAGAGGTGAGGTTGGAACGGGAAaagagggaagaagaggaagggaAGAGGTTGGTGGATGGGGACTGGTCGCCCTTAGCCTTTCCGGGGCGGTTTTGCCGACGATCCCGTGATGAACCGAGCACCAACTTGAGCTTTCTACAGGAAAAAGAGCTTCATTTTCTTATTTAGAATGAACTTTCTATAATCTCAACTTCAACTCTATCGTTTTT
Above is a genomic segment from Penicillium digitatum chromosome 3, complete sequence containing:
- a CDS encoding ATP synthase subunit beta, whose translation is MFKSGLARSFGRAAFARTTPVARAFQPIRSNALPALTARFASSDATLIGKVHQVIGAVVDVKFSGEKLPAIYNAITTTNNGQKLVLEVAQHLGENIVRTIAMDGTEGLSRGVIAEDTGAPITIPVGPATLGRIINVTGDPIDERGPVKASKFAPIHADPPAFVDQSTSAEILVTGIKVVDLLAPYARGGKIGLFGGAGVGKTVFIQELINNIAKAHGGYSVFCGVGERTREGNDLYHEMQETGVIQLEGESKVALVFGQMNEPPGARARVALTGLTIAEYFRDEEGQDVLLFIDNIFRFTQAGSEVSALLGRIPSAVGYQPTLAVDMGVMQERITTTQKGSITSVQAVYVPADDLTDPAPATTFAHLDATTVLSRGISELGIYPAVDPLDSKSRMLDPRIIGDEHYNTATRVQQMLQEYKSLQDIIAILGMDELSEADKLTVERARKLQRFLSQPFAVAQVFTGIEGTLVDLKDTIASFKAIIAGEGDDLPEAAFYMVGDINAARAKGEKILAELENKA